Proteins from one Diprion similis isolate iyDipSimi1 chromosome 3, iyDipSimi1.1, whole genome shotgun sequence genomic window:
- the LOC124404655 gene encoding hemolymph lipopolysaccharide-binding protein-like yields the protein MAIIFVVIQILFCATLAMAQEPSARPVVNVFYQPFFGCNCDSRNMPRPPYLPWNQPPAKKNGYTYTPGIGGYKVHTRAVPWNDARMTCEEEGGYLAILNSIAEANAVTELLKKSPPITGSPNPDFASIGFHDRFRQGQFVTIHSQTLEKAGFNEWADGQPDNWHNNERCGSLYKMNGKLNDVNCDIPLGFICEIPVL from the exons ATGGCGATTATCTTCGTTGTGATTCAAATATTGTTCTGTGCCACACTGGCAATGGCACAAGAACCATCCGCCCGTCCTGTGGTCAACGTGTTTTATCAACCATTCTTCG GCTGCAACTGCGATTCACGTAATATGCCGAGACCGCCATACCTGCCGTGGAATCAACCGCCCGCGAAAAAAAACGGTTACAC GTACACGCCGGGTATCGGCGGTTACAAAGTTCACACGCGAGCTGTTCCGTGGAACGATGCTCGAATGACTTGCGAAGAAGAAGGCGGTTACTTGGCCATTCTCAACTCCATAGCCGAAGCGAACGCAGTCACtgagttgttgaaaaaatcaccGCCAATCACTGGATCACCTAATCCGGATTTTGCCAGTATTGGATTtcacgaccgttttcggcaaGGCCAATTTGTGACCATTCACAGTCAGACATTAGAGAAAGCTGGTTTCAACGAGTGGGCAGATGGACAACCAGACAATTGGCATAATAACGAACGTTGCGGATCCTTGTACAAAATGAATGGCAAACTCAACGATGTCAATTGCGATATCCCGTTGGGTTTTATATGCGAGATACCAGTCTTATAA
- the LOC124404039 gene encoding hemolymph lipopolysaccharide-binding protein-like, translating to MTIILGVIQILFCATLAMAQQPVPYPAINWFYQPSFGCNCDSRNMPRPPYLPWNQPPAKRDDYTYTPGIGGYKVHTRAVPWNDARMTCEEEGGYLAILNSIAEANAVTELLKKSPPITGSPHPDFASIGFHDLYREGQHVTIHGQTLAKAGFTQWAGGQPDNAGGNENCGSLHKSGGLNDIDCGTSFGFICESPIY from the exons ATGACAATCATCCTTGGTGTGATTCAAATATTGTTCTGTGCCACACTGGCAATGGCACAGCAGCCAGTCCCTTATCCTGCGATAAACTGGTTTTATCAACCATCATTCG GCTGCAACTGCGATTCACGTAATATGCCGAGACCGCCATACCTGCCGTGGAATCAACCGCCCGCGAAAAGAGACGATTACAC GTACACGCCGGGTATCGGCGGTTACAAAGTTCACACGCGAGCTGTTCCGTGGAACGATGCTCGAATGACTTGCGAAGAAGAAGGCGGTTACTTGGCCATTCTCAACTCCATAGCCGAAGCGAACGCAGTCACtgagttgttgaaaaaatcaccGCCAATCACTGGATCACCTCATCCGGATTTTGCCAGTATTGGATTTCACGATCTTTATCGGGAAGGCCAACATGTGACCATCCACGGTCAGACATTGGCGAAAGCTGGTTTCACACAGTGGGCAGGTGGACAACCGGACAATGCGGGTGGTAACGAAAATTGCGGATCCTTGCACAAAAGTGGCGGACTTAACGATATCGATTGCGGTACTTCGTTTGGTTTTATATGCGAGTCACCAATCTATTGA
- the LOC124404656 gene encoding chymotrypsin-like elastase family member 2A translates to MISGLHTVYESGIKSGSGPECFGPTTIMKLNTFPLSAILTCAPLLLVHGSSWSTLLASPYNNGDSGKRIINGQQANPADFPFLVRLLANGSRCGGNIISNHWILTACHCVYRHECQAIRIYPWNWQRGQPPPIHTAQCAIHPRYDPKRYAFDVALIRTVEDVVSGGLGAISLAPPGTRYSPGTSATIVGWGRMGYNAYPQTLQRGQTVLVPWDVCNSEHTGGSNRCGDNPNCKIETIPNRILCARGAGSVPQSVCSGDSGGPLIINGDLAAINTGAIVDSYDSSRAGCVPGSSTMHTSIVDYLPWLFSLVEPSANTAGFPVDPESSDSFVWDA, encoded by the coding sequence ATGATAAGCGGATTGCACACGGTATATGAATCAGGAATTAAGTCCGGATCAGGACCAGAGTGCTTCGGACCCACGACGATCATGAAGCTCAATACTTTCCCTTTATCCGCTATTCTGACGTGTGCCCCGTTACTTCTTGTCCATGGAAGCTCATGGTCAACCTTGCTCGCATCGCCGTATAATAACGGCGATTCTGGCAAGCGCATCATAAACGGACAGCAAGCCAATCCCGCAGATTTTCCATTTCTCGTGAGACTCTTGGCGAACGGATCACGCTGCGGTGGCAACATAATAAGCAACCACTGGATCCTCACTGCCTGTCACTGTGTATACAGGCATGAATGTCAGGCGATACGAATATACCCTTGGAATTGGCAGCGTGGCCAGCCACCGCCGATACACACTGCTCAGTGCGCGATCCACCCCCGGTACGACCCGAAACGGTACGCCTTCGACGTCGCCCTCATAAGAACTGTGGAAGACGTGGTCAGCGGTGGACTTGGAGCGATCTCCCTTGCGCCACCAGGTACCCGTTACTCCCCTGGCACGTCGGCCACCATCGTGGGCTGGGGAAGGATGGGATACAACGCATATCCCCAAACTCTTCAACGCGGACAGACGGTGCTTGTGCCCTGGGACGTGTGCAATTCCGAGCACACGGGTGGGTCGAATCGGTGCGGAGACAACCCGAACTGTAAGATTGAAACTATACCGAACAGAATATTGTGTGCCCGAGGCGCAGGGTCAGTTCCACAAAGTGTTTGTAGCGGTGATTCTGGAGGACCTCTTATTATTAACGGGGATCTAGCAGCGATCAACACTGGTGCAATAGTCGACAGTTACGACTCGTCGAGGGCAGGATGTGTACCTGGGAGTTCGACGATGCACACCAGTATCGTCGACTATCTGCCATGGCTATTTTCACTTGTTGAGCCTAGCGCGAATACAGCCGGGTTTCCGGTAGATCCGGAGTCCAGCGACTCTTTCGTCTGGGACGCTTGA
- the LOC124404657 gene encoding hemolymph lipopolysaccharide-binding protein-like, translating to MAIIFVVIQILFCATLAMAQEPSARPVVNVFYQPFSGCNCDSRNMPRPPYLPWNQPSAKRDDYTYMPGIGGYKVHTRAVSWNDARMTCEEEGGYLAILNSIAEANAVTELLKKSPPITGALHTNFASIGFHDLYREGQHVTIHGQTLAKAGFTGWGDGQPDNLSGNENCGALFQSGKLNDVACDTLLGFICEASIC from the exons ATGGCGATTATCTTCGTTGTGATTCAAATATTGTTCTGTGCCACACTGGCAATGGCACAAGAACCATCCGCCCGTCCTGTGGTCAACGTGTTTTATCAACCATTCTCCG GCTGCAACTGCGATTCACGTAATATGCCGAGACCGCCATACCTGCCGTGGAATCAACCGTCCGCGAAAAGAGACGATTACAC GTACATGCCGGGTATTGGCGGTTACAAAGTTCACACGCGAGCTGTTTCGTGGAACGATGCTCGAATGACTTGCGAAGAAGAAGGCGGTTACTTGGCCATTCTCAACTCCATAGCCGAAGCGAACGCAGTCACtgagttgttgaaaaaatcaccGCCAATCACTGGAGCACTTCATACGAATTTCGCCAGTATTGGATTTCACGATCTTTATCGGGAAGGCCAACATGTGACCATCCATGGTCAGACATTGGCGAAAGCTGGTTTTACAGGGTGGGGAGATGGACAACCGGACAATTTGAGTGGTAACGAAAATTGCGGAGCCTTGTTCCAAAGTGGCAAACTCAACGATGTCGCATGCGATACACTGTTAGGTTTTATATGCGAGGCATCAATCTGTTGA
- the LOC124404038 gene encoding probable palmitoyltransferase ZDHHC24, whose amino-acid sequence MRVSHNETLIVRKKIWPRSLSDFGSMTFILIIVPLIYWFELWIVLPELYEFGTFMYFFHFFIGNYMMFNIVANFTFTVLCDTSTRRQIIPVNAATIRDGWRLCSSCEALSPPRSWHCPTCDTCILKRDHHCIFTGCCVGHYNHRYFLMFVFYLFAATAYAFIFNNIFIWSKIQFEFPMSIIKVVFPLAIFVFGFDGSIEQFYLLLYIVSVVGMLFTGVLCVYHFHLIFQGLVCNEKNKKDYSYNLGFKQNIIEVFGHKWYFALFNPYVESILPHDGITWDTALSWKENSEKMR is encoded by the coding sequence ATGCGTGTATCCCACAATGAGACACTGATTGTACGCAAAAAAATATGGCCTAGAAGCCTGAGTGATTTTGGTTCGATGACATTCATTTTAATAATAGTGCCTCTGATATACTGGTTTGAACTTTGGATCGTTTTACCGGAACTCTACGAGTTTGGAACGTTTatgtattttttccattttttcatagGAAATTATATGATGTTCAATATAGTGGCTAACTTTACATTTACCGTACTCTGTGACACAAGTACAAGGAGACAAATAATACCAGTTAACGCAGCTACAATCCGAGACGGTTGGAGATTATGCAGTTCTTGCGAGGCACTTTCACCGCCTCGTTCCTGGCATTGCCCTACCTGCGATACCTGCATTCTCAAACGTGATCACCACTGTATATTTACCGGCTGTTGCGTGGGCCATTACAACCATAGATATTTTCTAATGTTCGTTTTTTATCTATTCGCCGCAACTGCATAcgcatttatattcaataatattttcatttggagcaaaatacaatttgaatttccTATGTCAATTATAAAGGTCGTTTTTCCACTGGCAATATTTGTCTTTGGCTTCGACGGTTCTatcgaacaattttatttgctATTGTATATTGTATCTGTCGTCGGAATGTTATTCACAGGTGTTTTATGTGTCTACCACTTTCATCTTATATTTCAAGGACTGGTTTGCAAcgagaagaacaaaaaagacTATTCCTATAACTTAGGGTTTAAACAAAACATTATTGAAGTCTTTGGCCACAAGTGGTATTTTGCTTTGTTCAATCCATACGTTGAGTCGATACTCCCTCATGATGGTATCACTTGGGACACCGCATTGTCATGGAAGGAAAATAGCGAGAAAATGAGATAA